A region of Nostoc sp. 'Peltigera membranacea cyanobiont' N6 DNA encodes the following proteins:
- a CDS encoding DNA polymerase III subunit gamma/tau, with translation MSYEPLHHKYRPKSFAELVGQEAIATTLTNAIGTSKIAPAYLFTGPRGTGKTSSARILAKSLNCLKSDRPTAEPCGVCDVCQGITKGYALDVIEIDAASNTGVDNIRELIEKAQFAPVQCRYKVYVIDECHMLSTQAFNALLKTLEEPPKHVVFVLATTDPQRVLPTIISRCQRFDFRRIQLEAMVKHLSAIACYESIHISPEAVTLIAQLSQGGLRDAESLLDQLGLLAGEVTPDRVWDLVGTVSEQDLLGLLNAIAQDKPEAVLDCTHYILDRGREPLTLLQNLAAFYRDLLIAKTAPNRHDLVACTQQTWAALVEFAQYFDMSVILAGQQHLRTSEVQIKNSTQPRLWLEVTLLGLLPSATTIQPQVATVAQRVNTPAILSPSYPPAVPQNHPVSSLPIAEPQTNHNSTNHHVATTQNQPIASSPPVERQTNHNSGSNFVSPPTPEPVSVPVSPANVEPVTSEIAGEAQYDLTQVWQQVLGCLTLPGSKALFKQHGCLLSINDGVAHVRMPPGLVKYAQGKLADVEAAFGKVYQQKVQVIWVTNQSKTALVNESKAIPPKDSTRVQQPPTPSYNQQISPPAPVPQPATPPPAPLKTEPIARNGNGANKNGVNRNGTNGNGANGNGAQTLPPSPQRTPATDWEVDEVAIAAQRLAVFFNGEIIRFADDFPEFSDSIITPEWIEESEVDDE, from the coding sequence ATGTCTTACGAACCCCTGCACCACAAATATCGCCCCAAAAGTTTTGCTGAACTGGTGGGACAAGAGGCGATCGCTACTACCCTCACGAATGCGATCGGCACATCCAAAATTGCCCCCGCCTATTTATTTACTGGGCCAAGAGGTACGGGGAAAACTTCTAGTGCCCGCATTTTGGCTAAATCTCTCAATTGTCTCAAAAGCGATCGCCCCACTGCGGAACCCTGTGGCGTGTGTGATGTTTGTCAGGGAATCACCAAGGGCTACGCCTTAGATGTAATTGAAATCGATGCCGCTAGCAACACTGGTGTCGATAATATCCGCGAGTTGATTGAAAAAGCCCAGTTTGCTCCTGTGCAGTGTCGTTACAAGGTTTATGTAATCGATGAATGCCACATGCTCAGTACCCAGGCATTTAACGCGCTACTTAAGACCCTAGAAGAACCACCGAAACACGTAGTTTTTGTATTGGCGACAACAGATCCGCAACGGGTGTTACCAACGATTATTTCACGCTGTCAAAGGTTTGATTTTAGACGCATTCAATTAGAGGCGATGGTTAAGCATTTAAGTGCGATCGCATGTTATGAAAGCATTCATATTTCACCTGAAGCTGTAACCCTCATAGCCCAACTTTCTCAAGGCGGGTTGCGGGATGCCGAAAGTTTACTCGATCAATTGGGTTTGTTGGCGGGTGAAGTGACACCAGATAGAGTTTGGGATTTGGTGGGGACGGTAAGCGAACAGGACTTATTGGGGCTTTTAAATGCGATCGCTCAAGATAAACCGGAAGCGGTTCTAGACTGTACTCACTACATTTTAGATCGTGGTCGAGAACCCCTAACTCTCCTGCAAAATCTTGCGGCCTTCTACCGCGATTTACTCATTGCCAAAACTGCACCCAACCGCCACGATTTGGTTGCTTGTACTCAGCAAACCTGGGCGGCGCTGGTTGAGTTTGCCCAATACTTCGATATGAGCGTGATTTTAGCGGGACAGCAACACCTGCGAACATCGGAAGTGCAAATTAAAAATAGCACCCAGCCGCGTTTGTGGTTGGAGGTAACATTACTAGGATTGTTGCCCAGTGCGACGACTATTCAGCCACAAGTCGCAACTGTTGCCCAGCGAGTTAACACACCTGCTATATTATCTCCAAGCTATCCTCCAGCAGTTCCCCAAAATCACCCAGTCTCTTCTTTACCGATAGCGGAACCGCAAACAAATCATAATTCTACAAACCATCATGTAGCGACTACCCAAAATCAGCCCATTGCTTCATCTCCCCCAGTTGAACGGCAAACAAATCACAATTCGGGTAGTAACTTCGTTTCACCACCAACCCCAGAACCTGTATCTGTACCCGTGTCACCTGCAAACGTTGAACCAGTAACTTCAGAAATTGCTGGGGAAGCACAATATGACTTAACTCAGGTTTGGCAACAGGTGCTTGGTTGTCTAACACTTCCGGGAAGTAAAGCCCTGTTTAAGCAGCATGGATGTCTATTAAGTATCAACGATGGTGTTGCTCACGTTCGGATGCCGCCAGGACTAGTTAAGTATGCTCAAGGCAAATTGGCGGATGTCGAAGCAGCTTTTGGAAAAGTTTACCAACAAAAAGTACAGGTGATTTGGGTTACAAACCAATCCAAGACTGCTCTTGTGAATGAGAGTAAAGCAATTCCACCAAAAGACTCTACTCGCGTTCAGCAACCACCTACTCCCAGTTACAACCAGCAAATTTCGCCTCCAGCGCCAGTACCACAGCCAGCAACGCCACCACCAGCACCACTAAAAACTGAGCCGATTGCAAGAAATGGAAATGGGGCTAATAAAAATGGGGTAAATAGAAATGGGACAAATGGAAATGGGGCTAATGGAAATGGGGCGCAAACTTTGCCTCCATCGCCACAGCGAACACCTGCAACTGATTGGGAAGTTGACGAAGTAGCGATCGCAGCTCAACGTCTGGCAGTATTTTTCAACGGAGAAATTATCCGCTTTGCAGATGATTTCCCAGAATTCTCCGATTCCATAATTACACCTGAGTGGATAGAAGAATCAGAAGTTGATGATGAATAA